One region of Rutidosis leptorrhynchoides isolate AG116_Rl617_1_P2 unplaced genomic scaffold, CSIRO_AGI_Rlap_v1 contig370, whole genome shotgun sequence genomic DNA includes:
- the LOC139883222 gene encoding GRAS family protein RAD1-like, protein MEALHYYSAIFDSLDAMLPKYDTRRARMEQFYFAEEIKNIVSCEGPARVERHERVDQWRRRMTRAGFQAAPIKMIAKAKQWLVKNNVCDGYTVVEEKGCMVLGWKSKPIIAASCWKC, encoded by the coding sequence ATGGAAGCACTCCATTATTACTCGGCGATATTCGACTCACTTGATGCAATGTTGCCCAAGTATGACACAAGGCGTGCCAGGATGGAACAATTCTACTTTGCGGAGGAGATAAAGAACATAGTCAGCTGTGAGGGGCCTGCAAGGGTAGAGCGGCATGAGAGGGTGGATCAGTGGAGGAGAAGGATGACACGAGCAGGATTCCAGGCTGCACCAATCAAGATGATAGCGAAGGCCAAGCAATGGCTCGTAAAGAACAATGTCTGTGATGGTTACACTGTTGTGGAAGAGAAAGGATGCATGGTGCTTGGCTGGAAATCGAAGCCGATTATTGCTGCTTCTTGTTGGAAGTGCTAA
- the LOC139883223 gene encoding dual specificity protein phosphatase PHS1: protein MLAVDEKQDPDSTINNNLQDKVEEKEIDNNTVGSYYEPETPLPLTVTSRVLYMLGDITAGPAYRFTQWLELVRKRSGKHRSSGFHRPHSLHNAMPFSAGDSVVDSKSDMTPDQAPDVSLWERLGKAAMLDVESTSFSWDCLTSLHHTEHSSSTAEQSEDESYKALEVTVNSGGVVFFALFNQPGFDDSSPKEAAAVIKFSSSRMATQSERLGYEFAKWLGIETPQRRVIHNTSPEWLQIKEAVEKAKVSARSEGDEVAEMTSSELLEALELSRCLFLMSYVHGSPLLESSSAFESRETSEKTAAALGRILLLDLVIRNEDRLPCRQLRWRGNPANLLLAEKTSPANIDALAEVYDSAIKRYRPRVIKALHKERRATSVDSRSSPQNSVLTPQGSDLSEISESPKSVDIPTTSQASDNLLAPYDFHIIAIDSGVPRRPPAGKRANDHENYPRLVELLINSSEYSSNLLHEITGGKLGSPSSRDSDASDTPEFPSVIHEFRFGFRSALRDLQGFHIFLLALHQKLDCLLRAFMNIINKTSSGDFDRDEFSGLESPSSCNKERVPNDQNADYSDSELQRTAPKSSSSASKEGCDSSSPMSRESWHGKYSKTSGEPPRSLRLTAKLRDFNKFARVDAESSKELEQWTETLKNEAVKLCQENNFNTGFFEGSDNHCVVDAYELKVRLEHILERITLISEAGNTERPSPISSSLFIGGALAARSTYTLQHFGITHILCLCSNEIGQSESQYPDSFEYKNFSVCDNEDSNISSIFEEACDFIDHVEQIGGKVLVHCFEGKSRSATLVLAYLMLRKKYTLLEAWNALRRVHRRAQPNDGFARILLDLDRKLHGKVSMEWQQRRPSIKVCPICGKNAGLSSSSLKLHLQKSHKKLSSGSVDSAMTMEIEKALAALKVSRAGSVSPTQRQSYSTMDE, encoded by the exons ATGTTGGCAGTTGATGAAAAACAAGACCCAGATTCTACAATCAACAACAATCTCCAG GACAAAGTGGAAGAGAAGGAGATCGACAACAACACTGTCGGATCATACTACGAACCTGAAACCCCTTTGCCTTTAACTGTCACTTCCCGT GTATTGTATATGTTGGGAGACATCACGGCTGGTCCTGCTTATCGATTCACTCAATGGCTCGAATTGGTGCGTAAACGCAGCGGCAAACACCGCTCTTCTGGATTCCACCGCCCTCATAGCCTCCACAACGCCATGCCATTCTC AGCAGGGGATTCTGTTGTTGATTCTAAAAGTGACATGACTCCTGACCAAGCTCCGGATGTCAGTTTGTGGGAGAGGCTAGGCAAAGCAGCAATGTTGGATGTTGAGTCCACTTCCTTTTCTTGGGATTGCCTCACGTCCCTTCACCACACCGAGCATAGCAGTAGCACTGCTGAACAGTCGGAGGATGAATCATACAAAGCCCTCGAG GTTACTGTAAATTCCGGGGGTGTCGTCTTCTTTGCTTTATTCAACCAACCTGGATTTGATGACTCTTCTCCTAAAGAGGCAGCAGCTGTTATAAAGTTTTCTTCTTCAAGGATGGCCACTCAATCAGAACGTCTTGGCTATGAATTTGCCAAGTGGCTGGGGATCGAAACTCCTCAG CGCAGAGTCATCCATAACACTAGCCCTGAGTGGCTTCAGATCAAGGAAGCTGTCGAGAAAGCAAAAGTTTCGGCAAGGTCAGAAGGAGATGAAGTTGCTGAAATGACATCTTCAGAACTTCTGGAAGCTCTCGAGCTTAGCCGGTGCCTTTTTTTGATGAG TTATGTTCACGGATCTCCTTTATTGGAAAGCTCAAGTGCATTTGAGTCACGGGAAACTTCAGAGAAAACTGCTGCAGCTCTTGGCAGAATCTTACTATTAGACCTTGTCATAAGAAATGAAGACCGTCTCCCATGTCGACAGCTCAGATGGCGTGGAAATCCTGCAAATTTGTTGTTGGCTGAAAAAACATCCCCTGCAAATATTGATGCATTGGCGGAAGTGTATGATTCTGCGATCAAGAGATATCGACCACGGGTTATTAAAGCTCTGCATAAAGAACGAAGGGCTACTTCTGTAGATAGCAGATCGAGTCCTCAAAACTCTGTACTAACACCTCAGGGTTCTGATCTTTCCGAAATTTCGGAATCACCAAAATCTGTTGATATTCCCACGACAAGTCAAGCATCAGACAACTTATTAGCCCCTTATGATTTTCACATCATTGCTATTGATTCTGGAGTCCCTCGCCGGCCTCCAGCTGGAAAACGTGCAAATGACCACGAGAACTATCCGAGATTGGTTGAATTACTGATCAACAGTTCGGAGTATTCCTCTAATTTGTTGCACGAAATAACGGGAGGAAAGTTAGGATCCCCATCGTCAAGAGATTCTGATGCCTCTGACACACCAGAATTTCCTTCTGTTATACATGAATTTCGTTTTGGATTCCGTTCCGCTCTTAGGGATCTTCAGGGATTTCACATCTTCCTACTCGCCCTTCATCAAAAACTAGATTGCTTGTTGCGAgcttttatgaatattattaataaaacaagTTCAGGAGATTTTGACAGGGATGAATTCTCAGGTCTTGAATCCCCCTCCTCATGTAACAAGGAACGGGTGCCAAATGATCAAAATGCTGATTATAGTGACTCGGAGTTGCAGAGAACAGCGCCAAAGTCATCATCTTCTGCAAGTAAGGAGGGTTGTGATTCCAGTTCTCCAATGTCACGAGAGTCATGGCATGGAAAGTACTCTAAAACTAGTGGAGAACCACCTCGCAGCTTGCGTTTGACTGCAAAGCTCCGTGACTTTAATAAATTTGCTAGG GTTGATGCTGAATCAAGTAAAGAATTGGAGCAATGGACTGAGACGTTAAAAAATGAGGCTGTAAAGCTCTGCCAGGAGAATAATTTTAATACCGGGTTTTTTGAGGGCAGTGATAATCACTGTGTTGTTGATGCCTATGAACTGAAG GTGAGGTTAGAGCACATTCTTGAGAGAATAACATTAATATCAGAAGCTGGTAACACGGAAAGGCCATCTCCGATCTCAAGTAGCCTTTTCATTGGTGGGGCACTGGCTGCAAGGTCTACCTACACCCTGCAGCATTTTGGAATCACTCATATTTTATGCTTGTGCTCCAATGAAATTGGGCAATCAGAGTCTCAGTACCCTGATTCGTTCGAGTACAAAAACTTTTCA GTATGTGACAATGAAGATTCAAACATCAGCAGCATCTTTGAAGAAGCTTGTGATTTCATAGATCATGTTGAACAGATAGGCGGGAAAGTCCTCGTTCATTGCTTTGAAGGGAAAAGTAGAAGTGCAACATTAGTGCTTGCTTACTTGATGCTGAGAAA AAAGTACACGCTATTAGAAGCTTGGAACGCATTAAGGCGTGTTCACAGACGAGCACAACCGAATGATGGATTTGCTAGGATATTGTTGGATCTGGATAGGAAGCTTCACGGGAAGGTGTCAATGGAGTGGCAACAACGGAGGCCCTCAATCAAAGTGTGTCCGATTTGTGGGAAGAATGCTGGGCTGAGCAGCAGCTCCTTAAAACTGCATCTTCAGAAATCGCACAAGAAACTTTCCTCAGGTAGCGTGGACAGTGCCATGACTATGGAGATAGAAAAGGCTTTGGCTGCTCTCAAAGTTAGTAGAGCTGGAAGTGTCAGTCCCACACAGAGACAGTCATATTCAACCATGGATGAGTGA
- the LOC139883226 gene encoding protein DYAD-like, with protein sequence MSSSSSWMCMDAAAHIKVYSYYEIDHSKLSFKTPHHLNFIRVVMVTEKTRAYVSLRYPSINSVRAYFNEQQDQNGGKKLPALDEKFTMEPELAGEALYRRILSNEFAVRKSQWRFWVSDEMTRFRVPRPVMMMGTHNSKKGVCLLELESNKRMMKWGERRKVRYLGSSRDAVMGSIEPDEEEDEVLYNVKVEEARQLKGKLPIIDSDEEDKDEDGNESEEFEEKSDDEEEEEEEEDKLRVVINDKKKMTNLKRKIPKRPIRTNPRPKRTKRDDHNQKAIVVYNQKKKKPTKTSIDRWSTARYKLAEESMLKILKQKGAVFGKPILRSTLRLEARRLIGDTGLLDHLLKHMAGKVAPGGEERFMRRHNSEGAMEYWLENANLVEIRKEAGVNDPYWTPPLGWKPGDSPSQDPICARDIKDLKLEVSKIKRDLQDLVSNKNKEDKLVVVATPSSCVTINQSRELAGFLPSLKEMYIDLMTKKSKIEEQLLEISVSVVEMEEGTRKLRTIARGNNQNSELLILEPETPLAGTERDAIEKKKEAIGEGAEEEEEEEEEEEGVDRSKSEEKAERIQRLKSGFRICKPQGSFLWPNMTIVSPQMVPTPPSVSSSSTIINLNEAPHTNQNDDGRPQSQSLISASPLTYQRRLHSNLITTATASATSSCGTKKEAKLEREEMAKSNSKQERKCSEGTWLALAGPSSSLDTDCKRG encoded by the exons ATGTCGTCTTCATCTTCATGGATGTGTATGGATGCAGCAGCTCACATCAAAGTTTATTCTTACTATGAAATCGACCACTCAAAGCTCTCCTTCAAAACCCCTCATCATCTCAACTTCATCCGTGTTGTCATG GTCACGGAGAAGACCAGAGCTTATGTATCGCTCAGGTACCCAAGCATCAACTCTGTTCGTGCTTACTTTAATGAACAACAAGACCAAAACGGCGGAAAGAAGCTCCCTGCTCTCGACGAAAAGTTTACGATGGAACCTGAGCTTGCCGGTGAAGCTCTCTATAGAAGGATCTTATCGAATGAGTTTGCCGTCAGGAAGAGTCAATGGCGTTTCTGGGTTTCTGATGAAATGACGAGATTCAGAGTTCCCAGGCCTGTGATGATGATGGGTACTCATAATAGTAAAAAGGGCGTGTGCTTGTTGGAGCTTGAAAGTAATAAGAGGATGATGAAATGGGGAGAAAGGAGGAAAGTAAGGTATCTGGGTTCTAGTAGGGATGCAGTAATGGGTAGTATCGAACCAGATGAGGAGGAGGATGAGGTTTTGTATAATGTTAAAGTTGAAGAAGCACGACAGCTGAAAGGTAAATTACCAATCATTGATTCCGATGAAGAAGATAAAGATGAAGACGGAAACGAATCTGAAGAATTTGAAGAAAAATCAGATgatgaagaggaagaagaagaggaggaagaTAAGTTAAGGGTAGTTATTAACGATAAGAAGAAGATGACGAATTTGAAGAGGAAGATCCCAAAGAGACCCATTAGAACAAATCCAAGACCTAAAAGGACTAAACGTGATGACCATAACCAAAAAGCTATTGTTGTTTACAATCAGAAAAAGAAGAAACCAACCAAAACCTCCATTGACAGATGGTCTACAGCCAG GTATAAATTGGCGGAAGAGAGCATGTTGAAGATATTGAAGCAGAAAGGAGCAGTATTTGGGAAGCCGATACTGAGGTCGACTCTGAGATTGGAAGCAAGGAGGCTGATTGGAGACACAGGACTATTAGATCATTTGCTGAAGCACATGGCAGGGAAAGTGGCACCTGGTGGGGAAGAAAGGTTTATGAGGAGGCACAATTCAGAAGGAGCAATGGAGTATTGGTTAGAGAATGCTAATTTAGTAGAGATTAGGAAAGAGGCAGGTGTTAATGATCCTTATTGGACTCCACCACTCGGGTGGAAGCCTGGTGATAGTCCCTCTCAGGATCCTATTTGTGCAAGAGATATCAAAGACCTCAAACTGGAGGTTTCCAAAATTAAAAG GGATTTGCAAGATCTAGTTTCGAACAAGAACAAGGAAGATAAGCTAGTTGTTGTTGCTACCCCCAGCTCTTGTGTCACCATTAATCAGAGCCGAGAACTTGCTGGTTTCTTGCCCTCGCTGAAG GAAATGTATATAGACTTGATGACTAAGAAATCCAAAATTGAAGAGCAATTGCTGGAAATCTCTGTGTCTGTGGTCGAAATGGAG GAAGGTACAAGGAAGCTTAGAACAATTGCCAGAGGAAACAACCAAAACTCGGAATTATTAATATTGGAACCAGAAACACCTCTCGCAGGAACTGAAAGAGACGCTATCGAAAAGAAGAAAGAAGCAATTGGCGAGggagctgaagaagaagaagaagaagaagaagaagaagaaggggtTGATAGATCAAAATCGGAGGAGAAGGCAGAAAGAATCCAAAGGCTGAAGAGTGGTTTTAGGATTTGCAAGCCACAAGGAAGCTTCTTGTGGCCAAACATGACTATTGTTTCCCCTCAGATGGTTCCAACTCCTCCCTCGGTCTCTTCGTCCTCCACCATCATCAATCTGAACGAAGCTCCTCACACCAATCAAAATGACGATGGACGGCCTCAGTCACAGAGTCTGATCTCAGCCTCACCCCTTACCTACCAGAGAAGACTTCACAGCAATCTCATAACCACTGCCACCGCCTCCGCCACCTCATCTTGT GGAACAAAGAAAGAAGCAAAACTGGAACGAGAGGAAATGGCAAAAAGCAACTCGAAGCAGGAAAGGAAGTGTTCTGAGGGAACTTGGTTGGCGCTTGCTGGTCCATCGTCATCCTTGGATACTGACTGCAAAAGGGGTTAA
- the LOC139883227 gene encoding gamma-tocopherol methyltransferase, chloroplastic-like, whose protein sequence is MSISSVSEVKLSAEVVTLQDDIGKMYDVASGFWEDILGEHIHQGYYDPDAPTDNVREAQNRMIDECLKFAGLSADPTKFPKNVVDVGCGIGGSSRYLAKKYGSKCVGITLSPYQVQRATDLAAAQGLSDNVSFQVANALNMPFPDDHFDLVWSIDVGEHMPEREKFVSELVRVAKPGAPIIIAAWCCRDLAPSEKSLRPWEKEHLDKIKKVYYLAEWCSVSDWAKLVKPHNVYDIKSDNWARYVLPFWPQAIRSAVFSWNGFKLMILSCGMTLFLGVRGMKWMDEGLKKDVVTFGIVTCRKAK, encoded by the exons ATGAGTATCTCATCAGTTTCGGAGGTTAAACTTTCAGCGGAGGTTGTGACTCTCCAAGATGATATAGGAAAGATGTACGATGTGGCTTCCGGTTTCTGGGAAGACATTTTGGGCGAACACATTCACCAAGGCTACTACGACCCCGACGCTCCCACGGATAATGTCAGGGAAGCCCAGAACCGGATGATTGATGAGTGCCTCAAATTTGCTGGTCTTTCAG CTGATCCAACAAAGTTCCCAAAGAATGTAGTTGATGTTGGGTGTGGAATAGGGGGTAGTTCCCGGTACCTCGCTAAAAAATATGGTTCGAAATGCGTTGGAATAACCCTAAGTCCTTATCAAGTTCAGAGGGCCACTGATTTAGCTGCTGCTCAAGGATTATCCGACAATGTTTCCTTCCAAGTTGCTAATGCTTTGAATATGCCTTTTCCTGATGACCATTTTGATCTAGTTTGGTCCATAGATGTTGGAGAACACATGCCAGAAAGAGAAAAG TTTGTAAGCGAATTGGTTCGAGTTGCAAAGCCAGGAGCTCCGATAATCATCGCAGCTTGGTGCTGTAGGGATCTTGCTCCTAGTGAAAAGTCCTTGAGGCCATGGGAGAAGGAGCATCTTGACAAGATCAAAAAAGTTTACTACCTTGCAGAGTGGTGTTCGGTTTCTGATTGGGCTAAACTAGTCAAGCCTCATAATGTCTAT GATATTAAGTCAGACAATTGGGCGCGGTACGTTCTCCCATTTTGGCCCCAAGCAATACGATCAGCAGTATTCTCATGGAATGGCTTTAAATTAATGATCCTCAGTT GTGGCATGACCCTTTTTCTTGGAGTAAGGGGAATGAAGTGGATGGATGAAGGATTAAAGAAGGATGTTGTTACGTTTGGGATCGTTACATGTCGCAAGGCTAAATAG
- the LOC139883228 gene encoding replication protein A 70 kDa DNA-binding subunit B-like, with amino-acid sequence MGVVVVNEIPGISNNFQGTKIFVNPNLPEDVEYSQKLNDIGSYIKIITQLPGPISMSDEFLLTKKITVKKFSISPQVGLFTMLTRIIEVESIENWYYEGCTMCNKKVEKNGKKWWCPKCQDLVTAEPKFKMQVRVCDRTGATSLMLFDRMVKLLIGKSATDLINPSNKKKSNKNLLAEFEEIADKELLFKFGIIEEDLFSDCDVTYTVKRDIRRESH; translated from the exons ATGGGTGTGGTGGTGGTCAATG AAATTCCTGGAATAAGTAATAATTTTCAAGGAACAAAGATCTTCGTCAACCCGAATCTACCTGAAGATGTCGAATATAGCCAAAA ACTTAATGATATAGGCTCCTACATAAAAATTATAACTCAACTACCGGGACCAATTTCGATGTCGGATGAATTCCTCCTTACGAAAAAAATCACAGTTAAAAAATTTTCTATATCTCCACag GTGGGACTTTTTACAATGCTTACACGAATAATTGAAGTCGAGTCCATCGAGAACTGGTATTATGAAGGATGTACCATGTGCAATAAAAAAGTTGAAAAGAATGGGAAAAAATGGTGGTGTCCAAAGTGTCAAGACCTGGTGACCGCTGAGCCAAA atTTAAGATGCAAGTGAGAGTCTGTGATCGTACTGGAGCAACATCATTAATGCTATTTGATCGGATGGTGAAATTGTTGATCGGCAAATCTGCAACGGACCTTATAAATCCATCAAACAAA aaaaaatcaaataaaaatcTCTTAGCTGAATTTGAGGAAATTGCCGACAAGGAGCTGTTATTCAAATTTGGAattatcgaggaggatctattctcGGATTGTGATGTAACTTATACCGTTAAGCGTGATATCAGACGAGAGTCTCATTAA